In bacterium, the genomic stretch TTCTGGCCCAAGCATCTGGCCAAAACGCTTCTGATACATTTTGCGGACGACTCTGCCGCGTTTGATAGGGTCGCTCACCAGTTCTGCCTGGCGGATGATATGAGCGGCCTTACGGGTTTCACCATAACCCGAAGCATAATACTTGAGGCAATCTTCTCCGACCCAGGCGACCAGGCATCCATTTTCAGCAAGAACAGTGATGGCTGCATGAGTAATGCTGGTTCCAGGCCCCAGCAGCAAAGTCGAAAGGGTCGCTACTGGAACCTGGATGTTTCCTTCTTTTTGCAAAATTGCGATGGAGTTATCATTTTTTTCAATGATGGCATGCTCAACGAACAGATAACTCAAACTATCGCGTAATTTTGGTAATTCGTGCAGGTCCTTCATTCACCTACCTACCTTTTTAATGAAAGCATGCCAAAACCAAAACCTTTGGCAGAACCGATGCCATTGCTCCAGGCTGATGTGAAGAGTGATGCATTTTGTACAGTCAAAACGCCTTCGTAGTTAACGCCGCCTAGTTGGATGAGAAACGTATCTTTTTCAGTCCTTTTCTGCAAACGGCGAGAGGGCACAGTTTGTGCCTGAACAGCCATGATCTGAAAACCGTGCTGAATACTTTTTCGCTCGAGCCAGGCCAATTGTTGTTTTTCACCGGTCAGAAATATGCGCTTGCCGGACGCATCTGGTTGCTTCTGCTTTTTGGTCGGGTTGGCGTGCAGTTTAAATTGGAATTGCTGGCCTGCCGAAAAGACCGGCGAAACTTCTTTAACCTGCGCCGGGCAAAGGAGATAGCCCTTGTTTGCAAGAGCAGACCAATCGGGGCGAACAACCGATTGTACCAGCACTTCGAGATAAGGTTCGCGGTCGCGGATTTCAAGGCGGTAAAGTACACGGCCAATGGACTGGGTGTTCCCGGCAAAACCGTTCAACAAAGTACGGTGAAGTTCATAAGGATTTGCCAATTCTTTTTGTACCTGATGCGAACCAGGGTTTAATAACAATTGCGAAAAGATCATCCTTGCACCTCCATAGAAACATCCACTGGCGCTGCCTTGAATATCGTCTTTACTCTGCGGCTGGAAAATCTCCTCTCGGCAAAAGAGATAGGTACATCGGCGCGGGCTTGCTCGCCATCGGCAGCTTCAAGCACCCAGCGGAGTTGCCGTGGGGCCTGGCCGTTCTTCCAACGGACGATCCAACCGAAATGCTCAAAGGCCGATTCTAGCGACTCTATCGGAAGCAAACCATCGCGTAAGAACACCGGTGCCGCTGGAGTGAAAGCCTTTCGGCCAAAAAAGAGCGGCCAGACCGGATGTTGCAAAGCGGCCTGAATGGATTGCAAAACTGGCGAATCGCCCTCTAAACCGACCAGAAAAGCAGCATCAGCCAGGTAATAACGGTTGGTAGTCATATTTTGAATATTTTTACCATCCGATTTCAAAACGCTTTGAGCGATATGGTAATCCTTTTTCAGGATGCCCTCCCGATCTACCCGAACACCCATCCTCAAGCCGGACAAATCGGATAAATCAGCCTGGCGAGGCCTGCCCAGCGCTGCGCAAACCAGGCCGATGATTCCGCTTTTCGATGGCTCCAGGCCAGAATCGCGCACGGTAAAATTACTCTGAATGCCCCACGATTGCAATGGGGCAACAATCCGCAATAAAAGCGTGCCCATAGGGTTACTCCTGGGGAA encodes the following:
- a CDS encoding type I-E CRISPR-associated endonuclease Cas1, which encodes MKDLHELPKLRDSLSYLFVEHAIIEKNDNSIAILQKEGNIQVPVATLSTLLLGPGTSITHAAITVLAENGCLVAWVGEDCLKYYASGYGETRKAAHIIRQAELVSDPIKRGRVVRKMYQKRFGQMLGPELSLPQVRGLEGVRVREAYAEASKKTGVEWSGRNYDMNHWGATDTI
- the cas5e gene encoding type I-E CRISPR-associated protein Cas5/CasD, with translation MGTLLLRIVAPLQSWGIQSNFTVRDSGLEPSKSGIIGLVCAALGRPRQADLSDLSGLRMGVRVDREGILKKDYHIAQSVLKSDGKNIQNMTTNRYYLADAAFLVGLEGDSPVLQSIQAALQHPVWPLFFGRKAFTPAAPVFLRDGLLPIESLESAFEHFGWIVRWKNGQAPRQLRWVLEAADGEQARADVPISFAERRFSSRRVKTIFKAAPVDVSMEVQG
- the cas6e gene encoding type I-E CRISPR-associated protein Cas6/Cse3/CasE — encoded protein: MIFSQLLLNPGSHQVQKELANPYELHRTLLNGFAGNTQSIGRVLYRLEIRDREPYLEVLVQSVVRPDWSALANKGYLLCPAQVKEVSPVFSAGQQFQFKLHANPTKKQKQPDASGKRIFLTGEKQQLAWLERKSIQHGFQIMAVQAQTVPSRRLQKRTEKDTFLIQLGGVNYEGVLTVQNASLFTSAWSNGIGSAKGFGFGMLSLKR